In a genomic window of Thiosocius teredinicola:
- a CDS encoding ATP-binding protein encodes MADSDPGFLGTLTDVSAAYFIAQLVDNNEEFQPYRQMGMEQIAVGQIGSYVIARGHREQVLCQIVRAWEEPRGDGRVRLVRLLPLGEITSDGEFIRGTGRYPPLSTPVFLAETNQLDAMFDSVRRYGLHLGRLSQRNELRVYADPNLLFNRHLAILGQSGAGKSWAVSSVLQRTVALMPKAHIVVLDLHGEYGWRDEQGKLHSAFPSEMVRHVDARELEMPYWLLTYAELVDLLIDRTDPNASLQISFMREVLHSLRKKSNKDLGIDRLSVDSPVYFSLKELYMHFKQANEQQFDFGKTKGPLFGSFDEFLVRFQSMFNDSRYDFLFRPRARAKSTDLEGLLRDFIGLGEPKRQITVIDLSPVPHDVRPTVSAQIGRLAFEFNYWNPRRREFPILLVCEEAHQYIPRESTSRHSGSRREMERIAKEGRKYGVGLCVVSQRPTELSETVLSQCNNFLVLRTTNPQDQAYVRNLMPEGEQDLADVLTTLRRGEALAVGEAIPLPTRFNLYKPDPAPDSSDAPVVESWQSGPDDLDVGGIVKRWWRQQR; translated from the coding sequence GGATCCGGGCTTCCTCGGTACGCTGACAGATGTATCCGCAGCGTACTTCATCGCCCAACTCGTAGATAACAACGAAGAATTTCAACCTTACCGACAAATGGGCATGGAGCAGATCGCCGTCGGGCAGATCGGTTCCTATGTCATCGCGCGCGGTCACCGCGAACAGGTCTTGTGTCAGATCGTGCGCGCGTGGGAAGAGCCGCGCGGCGATGGGCGTGTGCGCCTGGTCCGCCTGTTGCCCCTAGGCGAGATCACGTCCGACGGTGAATTCATTCGCGGCACCGGACGCTACCCGCCGCTGTCGACGCCCGTCTTCCTCGCCGAAACCAATCAGCTCGATGCCATGTTCGACAGCGTGCGGCGCTACGGCCTGCACCTGGGGCGGTTGAGTCAGCGCAACGAGCTGCGCGTGTATGCCGATCCGAACCTGCTGTTCAACCGTCACCTCGCGATACTCGGACAGTCGGGTGCGGGCAAATCCTGGGCCGTCAGCAGCGTATTGCAACGCACCGTCGCGCTGATGCCCAAGGCGCATATCGTCGTTCTCGACCTGCACGGCGAATACGGTTGGCGCGATGAACAGGGCAAGCTACACAGCGCCTTCCCCAGCGAGATGGTACGGCACGTCGATGCGCGCGAGCTCGAAATGCCCTACTGGTTGCTGACCTATGCAGAGCTGGTCGACCTGTTGATCGATCGCACCGATCCGAATGCCTCGCTGCAGATCTCGTTCATGCGCGAAGTGCTGCATTCGCTGCGCAAGAAGAGCAACAAGGATCTGGGCATCGACCGTCTGTCGGTCGACTCCCCCGTGTACTTCTCGCTCAAAGAGCTGTACATGCACTTCAAACAGGCCAACGAACAGCAGTTCGACTTCGGCAAGACCAAGGGCCCGCTGTTCGGTTCGTTCGACGAGTTCCTGGTGCGTTTCCAGTCGATGTTCAACGACTCGCGCTACGACTTTCTGTTCCGCCCGCGTGCGCGCGCCAAGTCGACCGACCTCGAAGGGCTGCTGCGCGATTTCATCGGCCTGGGCGAACCGAAACGGCAGATCACGGTCATCGACCTGAGCCCGGTGCCGCACGACGTGCGCCCGACCGTGTCGGCGCAGATCGGCCGCCTGGCCTTCGAGTTCAACTACTGGAACCCGCGCCGCCGCGAGTTCCCGATCCTGCTGGTGTGCGAAGAGGCCCACCAATACATCCCGCGCGAGTCGACCAGCCGTCACAGCGGCAGCCGGCGCGAGATGGAACGCATCGCCAAAGAAGGCCGTAAGTACGGCGTCGGCCTATGCGTGGTCAGCCAGCGACCGACGGAATTGTCGGAGACCGTGTTGTCCCAGTGCAACAACTTCCTGGTACTGCGCACCACCAACCCGCAAGACCAGGCCTACGTACGCAACCTGATGCCCGAGGGCGAGCAGGACCTGGCCGACGTGTTGACCACGCTGCGTCGCGGTGAGGCACTGGCGGTCGGCGAAGCGATCCCGCTGCCGACCCGTTTCAATCTATACAAGCCCGATCCGGCACCCGACAGCAGCGATGCTCCGGTGGTCGAGTCGTGGCAATCCGGCCCGGATGACCTCGACGTGGGTGGTATCGTCAAGCGCTGGTGGCGTCAGCAACGCTGA
- a CDS encoding methyl-accepting chemotaxis protein codes for MNSLSWRCSRQCVIGAGVLLFVAAAVYTSIVYTVDPVVWGLTLSFAVVAFLGWRGLQSERWLHAQIEQLGVANKQGDINFRITHIDPAHPLSNALWGINEGRDQIEAFFREVDTAFCYIEREQYFRRALPMGLRGRYRSIMERINTSIDAIAEAKQRREFDMFSAKLGELNTSNLLDNLMRAQKDLAQITQQMKQVAGNTSSSVDVATRGRKSIGKVIETLHQMAAKMQGVHETASDLGTHSAEVGEIVEMITGIADQTNLLALNAAIEAARAGEHGRGFAVVADEVKKLAERTKEATANVHKVMQRFSVSANQVTEEAAAMSGMATESQATIQQFEVDFSTFYQHAIDTHSSVTFTQTVSESSLSKVDHMIYIQNAYRAIDLGESSESWGKCAVSPDHCRFGKWYSQGEGATNFAYLPSYGEMDAPHRAVHNNVHAALHLVSGNWRESSETQQNILELFQRVEDESDKLMMLLSGLADEKQRFERPSVGGNSDVDLF; via the coding sequence ATGAACAGTTTGTCCTGGCGTTGTAGTCGCCAGTGCGTGATCGGTGCGGGCGTGCTGCTGTTTGTCGCAGCCGCCGTGTACACCAGTATCGTTTATACGGTCGATCCGGTTGTCTGGGGTCTGACCTTGTCTTTCGCGGTTGTCGCCTTCCTCGGCTGGCGTGGCCTGCAGTCGGAACGCTGGCTGCATGCACAGATCGAACAGCTGGGTGTCGCCAACAAACAGGGCGATATCAACTTCCGCATCACCCACATCGACCCGGCCCATCCCTTGAGCAACGCGCTGTGGGGTATCAACGAAGGCCGTGATCAGATCGAGGCGTTCTTCCGCGAGGTCGACACGGCCTTCTGCTACATCGAGCGAGAGCAATACTTCCGTCGCGCCCTGCCGATGGGACTGCGTGGTCGGTATCGGTCGATCATGGAACGCATCAATACGTCGATCGACGCGATTGCCGAGGCCAAGCAACGTCGGGAGTTCGATATGTTCTCGGCCAAGTTGGGCGAACTCAACACCAGCAACCTGCTCGATAATCTGATGCGTGCGCAGAAGGACCTGGCGCAGATCACGCAGCAGATGAAACAGGTGGCGGGCAATACATCGTCATCGGTCGATGTAGCGACGCGCGGACGTAAATCGATCGGCAAGGTCATCGAGACGCTGCACCAGATGGCCGCCAAGATGCAGGGCGTGCACGAAACCGCGTCCGACCTGGGAACGCACAGCGCCGAGGTCGGCGAGATCGTCGAGATGATTACCGGTATCGCTGACCAGACCAACCTGCTGGCATTGAACGCCGCTATCGAGGCCGCGCGCGCGGGCGAGCATGGCCGCGGTTTTGCGGTGGTTGCCGACGAGGTCAAAAAGCTTGCCGAGCGCACCAAGGAGGCGACCGCCAACGTCCACAAGGTGATGCAGCGTTTCTCGGTATCTGCCAACCAGGTTACCGAAGAGGCGGCAGCGATGTCGGGTATGGCGACCGAGTCGCAGGCGACGATTCAGCAGTTCGAAGTGGATTTCTCGACCTTCTACCAGCACGCCATCGATACCCACAGCTCGGTCACTTTCACTCAGACCGTCAGCGAATCTTCGTTGAGCAAGGTCGACCACATGATCTACATCCAGAACGCCTATCGTGCGATCGATCTGGGCGAGTCGTCGGAATCCTGGGGCAAGTGTGCGGTCTCGCCGGATCATTGCCGCTTCGGCAAGTGGTACAGCCAGGGCGAGGGCGCCACCAACTTTGCCTACCTGCCGTCGTACGGCGAGATGGACGCACCGCACCGCGCAGTGCACAACAACGTGCATGCTGCACTGCACCTGGTTTCAGGCAACTGGCGCGAGTCGAGCGAGACGCAACAGAACATCCTGGAACTGTTCCAGCGTGTTGAAGATGAAAGCGATAAGCTGATGATGTTGCTCAGCGGCCTGGCCGACGAGAAGCAGCGTTTCGAGCGACCGAGCGTCGGCGGCAACAGTGACGTCGATCTGTTCTGA